The nucleotide window CGAAACGTTTCTTGATGATAGAGAACCTTCATGGTTCATAAATTCTCTGCTTCTCTTCCTCTGAACCTTCATTGTCTTAAAGTTCATTGGGTCTAAGGATACTAGCATGTCCCTAATTCTTCCAGGCCATGCTTTGTGGTTTTCCCATGCTCTAAATCGGGTGGTTTTGGAGGAATTTTGTTTGAAGGTTCAGAGAACTGGCTATTCATTGTAGAGAGAGAATTCAAGATAGGTGGTTACAAGGTTGAAACTTCATTCTcactatcttcttcttttttttctaattCAAGTATAAGAGGAATATTCACGCAAATATCTAATTTTCTTCTGCATGATGaagttttaagattttatatcCTCCGGGGATAAATGGTTTAGCTTTTGACCTCATATTAATTTAATCATTAGATGCCTAATTTTGACTCAGATTACAAGTGAACCATTTCAGCTGCATTATACTTCTCTATTCTGATGAACCTATGCACATTGAACCGCTAATTATGAATGTTGCTGTGTTTGGATTACTGATTAGATAAACAAAATGAAGAGTAAAATGACAAGGTCCGAGTGTGTTTCTTCACCACAAAGTCAGTAATGATTTTAACTTCATTAATTTAACTAGGACATAGACGATGGAACCAAGACCAATCCTAGACCATATCAAAGTAcacttggaaaaaaaaaattctctcttCTCCAGATGCAAATTTGATACTAGAAATATAGAAAGAGAATAAAGCTAAAaagaataatacaaaaataaaggATATTGCCCAACATGATAAAACCACATTGAGAAACTGAACCCCAGAACTAATAAGAATGGAACACTACCGATGATACAATCCTTTTCTTATGTAAACACCTATTTGAGACAAACAAAtagccaaaaaaagaaaagaaaagaaaagcaaagattTTGAGCAAACACAATTAAGTCCAACATTTACTCTTGAATTTAGTATACCTCTCTACACGTCAGGCACAAGATAGGTGACAACCGGTCTATTACTTCTGGCTGCTGGTGCCTTTCTTTTTCAGTAGGCTTCCAAATTTATGAAGCaaaggtttcttcttcttctgacttTGCGGCTTTGTAGGAGATGTGCCACCATTCTCAGGATTTTCCGCTGAAGGTACTCCATTTACCTGGTCGAAGCTCTCTCCAACATCTGTCTTCGACTCTGATTCCTCTTCTTGTACTGTCTCTCTTTCAGGAGAGAAGTCTTTGTCGCCAATCTTGCAGCTCTCCCACATTTTAAACTCGCCTTCTGCTGAATCAtcatcttccttttctttgtgCTCATTTCCGGTCAGTTCTCCATTTGGCTTCTCAACTTCAGCTAAGGTCTCAACAACAGCTTCATCGCGCAAGGTGATATTGACTTCTTCAGATTTTGCTTCAGTGGATTGCTCAGATTGATGAGGCATAACTTCAATCTTAGGCTTCTCCAGTATTCCTCCTCCATTTTGTTCAGAGAATTCCACCACCTTTGGAAGCATATCATAATCTTTTTCACTTTCAGAAAGCTCTCCATTTTCTTCAGATTCCTTTTTGGCCAAAGCTTCTTTGAGGGACTTGGACAACTCTTCAACTTTCTTTAAAGATTCGGCTTCTCTACTATGAAGCTCCTCATTCTCCTGAAGAATATTCTGCACTTCATTTTCCTTGTCCAACAGCGACTCCTTCAACTTCATGCTCTCGCCCTTTGCTTCACCAAGAACCTCTTTTAGATAGGTCACCTCAGATTCAGCTTCGTTTAGGGAATTCTTCAATTGAGCTGCTTCCTCTTTGAAAGAAGCTTCTTGCTCAGCCTCTTTTAGCAGATTTACCAATCGGTTTATTTCTTTTTCCCTTGAAGAATTTTCTTCTTCAGTTTTCTTTACACAATTCATCAGATGAAGCTCCTTGTCCTCCCACTCAGCCTTCGAAATCTGGTGTTCATTCTTAGATTGTTCTACTGAAGTAGTGAGATCATCaattttctcttttgcttcatcAAGCAGGCTTTCGTACTTTTCATTGGTAGCTTTCAATACTAACTTCAAATCTTCTATTTGTGTTTCGTAATGTTCATGTTCAGCTTGGCTAGACAACAACCTCTCTTTGGCTTCTCTTGCTTCTGAAGAAACTTCATGTAATGCTGATGCCAAACTTTCCATCGCCTTCTTACTTTTCTCTTCCTCCTCCCTGGAGTTTTCCAACTCATTTATAAGTTtgtttttttcttccaaaagggACTGAACACTTTCTGCTGCTAGTTTCTCGTGCTCGATAGCCTGAGTTTTCTCCTCCTTCACAGTTTCAAGCTCAGCAATAAGAGACTCGACCTTCTTTGCCATTTCAGAAGCTTCTTCCTTGGCAATCTGAGCACGACGTTCTGATTCCTCAAGATCCCCTTTCTGTCTTGTCGTTGACATTTCCAGTAGGCCCACCTTCTCCTTGAGAGAAGCAATCTCAGATTCTGCATCATGTAACAAATCGTTACTTCCTTCGAGCTGTTTCATGACCGACTCCAGTGATTCAGACGCAGATCTCTCCAAATGACGGGCTTCCTTAGTCTGAGCCTCTAATTCCTCAACCTTCTGCTGCCACTCCTCCATTAGATTATGTGCGTAAGATTCAGCCATCCTAGAAGCCTCCAGGTCAACATTAAGTTGCTCCAGGAGAGCTTCTTTCTCCACCAATTTCTCTTCATAACTTTTTGCCTCCTCGAGATCTTCCGTCAGCGTCTCTATCTCAAGTTTCAGGTCTTCCAACAACTTATTCTTCTCACTATCTTCTTTTCTCAATCCCTCGATCTCAAGTTTCAGTTTTTCCAACAACTTGTTCTTCTCACCGTCATCTTTTCTCAATGCCTCAGTCGCAAGTTTCAGATTTTCTAACAAAATATTCTTCTCATCATCTCCTTTCCTCAGTGCCTCTTTCTCAAGTTCCACATTTTCCAACAACTTATTCTTCTCACCATCTTCTTTTCTCAGAGCCTCCATCTCGAGTTTCAGATTTTCCAACAACTTATTCTTCTCACTATCTTCTTTTCTCAGAGCCTCTATCTCATGTTTCAGGTTTTCCAACAACTTATTCTTCTCACTGCCTTCTTCTCTCAGCCCCGCTATCTCAAGGTTCAGATCTTCCACCAACTTATTCGTCTCACAAGACTCATTTTCATTCCTGGATTCAAGCAAAGATTTCACTCTCACTAACTCAGCTGAGAGAATTTCCACCTTCTCTGCCTGAATTTCAGCAATTTTTGTGGCATCATCGGCATGGCTGAGTGCCTGATTTTTGGCATCAGAAGTCATGGTTAATTCTTGCTTTACACGTTGAAGTTCCTCTGTGGCGGATAGGAGAGCAGCAACATCCAAAGCATGTTGGTTCTTCACGGCATCAAGCTCCTTCTGCCATTCCTCTTCTTTCTTCTGAGCTGATTCAATGCCCGCTTGTTCCATCTCGACAGCACGAAACTTTTCAATTTCAGAGTTTTCTTCAGCTCGCTTTTGAGCTACCATAGCTTCTCTCAGCTTCTCATTGGCTTCTTCAGCCATTTTCTGAGATTCCTTCACTTCTTCAAGAGCTTTCTCCTTCTCCTTTTCAACCAAAGCCAATTTCTCCTTGGCCTTCTTAAGGTCTTCATGAGCAACATTCAATTCAGCTTGCAGCTCCGATGGCTTCAAGATCCGCGTTGGCTTTTTCTgacaacaataaaatcatgcaataatcCAGATCAGAATTTATAAGTTTCACAAACAGCCTGATTTTGAGACAAAAACAAATAACTTCCATCTAGCATTAATGTTAGAGAGTCTATACAATTGACTCATCACCACAACTGCTAGTGCATATAATCACGCGATGGTAAATCAGAACTCATCCCttagggtaggctgtctacatcacaccccttaggGTGTGACCCTTCCTGACCCTGCGTGAAGGCAAGATACCTTGTGCACTGGGCTGCCCTTTTTTCTTTGGTGAATCAGAACTCAAATTTCACCTTATTAGACACAGAGAACAGCAGGACATTGCAATTTAAGTTGCATTTTAGCATTAAACTCCTCACCTTCTCCATTTGTAGAATCAAACACCAACCCCCACCCCGAAAAAAATGCTGACGAAACCAAGGAAATGAAGTCAAGGAATTTTGCGGAACTTACATCAGGCGGGGTACTGTTCTTAGGGGACCGCCGTTCCACAGAAGGCTTGGAAGTTACAGATCTCGGAGACTTCTCAACTGGAGGGCGTGAATTTTGAAAGGGCGAGGGTGAATCAGCATCAGATTTTGATAGTCCCCTGCTTACTTTACTCACCCGGTCTCGAGGAGTTGCTGGTGTTGACTTGTCGGATAGAGTGGATCTGATATAAAgttcaaaatattcaacaattagGCAACTTCTAAAATGCAACATTACACTAAGCACAAACTCATTATCCTATTAGAGAAAATGCAAACACAATTTGATGGATCCAAAGCAAAAGGTAGAAACTTTATCAAATTACAGCAAAAAAAAGcttcttttttagtttttctaacaGCATTAAGCATATAGTTGCAGTAAAATAAGATCACACCTTTAAATCAGGGCAAATTGGAGTACAAGTTTAGATCCAGAGATCAAGTCAAAAGTACATTAGAATCCTCAAAGAATTATGATCCATAAAAAACAACACTACAAACAAGCAAATCTAAGCACTAACCAAGTACAAAATGCACAAAATCAAGAATAGAGgcattaaaaaaaagagaatgttTTTCTACAAAGCACCACAAAATGAGTAACAAAATGCAGATACAACCCAAAAACTAGGATCaattgaaaaacaagaaaataccCAAATCAGATCCAGTGGACTTACTTTGATTTAGTAGCCATGGTGTCGGTGGAAGGCAGATTTTTACAGCAAACAAAAACCAAGTTCCAATTTCACAATTTATGAAAAAAGAATGGTTCTTTATCAAGAAATGGGAAGGTTTGCTGCTATAGTGCTGACATGGTCTTGGGCTTAGAGAGAGAAAAAGACtgaggagagagagagatatagaagaaacaaagaagTTGTGAGAGACTATATCAAGATAGAGTAAAATTCCAGTAGTAGAAGTACACTTAGTAGCAGTGAGTAGGAATTTACAGAGAAAATCATTTGGGGTTGGTGTTCTTCTGTCTCCAGAGTGGCCACACCATTACATTAGTAATACTACCACTTTGTCTATGtatctctctctcacacacacactctttctctctctctctctctctgtatgTATTGTTTTGCAGCTTGAATTACAAGGTGGAAATTACAAGAAAACCC belongs to Nicotiana tabacum cultivar K326 chromosome 6, ASM71507v2, whole genome shotgun sequence and includes:
- the LOC107829065 gene encoding WEB family protein At3g02930, chloroplastic-like; translated protein: MATKSKSTLSDKSTPATPRDRVSKVSRGLSKSDADSPSPFQNSRPPVEKSPRSVTSKPSVERRSPKNSTPPDKKPTRILKPSELQAELNVAHEDLKKAKEKLALVEKEKEKALEEVKESQKMAEEANEKLREAMVAQKRAEENSEIEKFRAVEMEQAGIESAQKKEEEWQKELDAVKNQHALDVAALLSATEELQRVKQELTMTSDAKNQALSHADDATKIAEIQAEKVEILSAELVRVKSLLESRNENESCETNKLVEDLNLEIAGLREEGSEKNKLLENLKHEIEALRKEDSEKNKLLENLKLEMEALRKEDGEKNKLLENVELEKEALRKGDDEKNILLENLKLATEALRKDDGEKNKLLEKLKLEIEGLRKEDSEKNKLLEDLKLEIETLTEDLEEAKSYEEKLVEKEALLEQLNVDLEASRMAESYAHNLMEEWQQKVEELEAQTKEARHLERSASESLESVMKQLEGSNDLLHDAESEIASLKEKVGLLEMSTTRQKGDLEESERRAQIAKEEASEMAKKVESLIAELETVKEEKTQAIEHEKLAAESVQSLLEEKNKLINELENSREEEEKSKKAMESLASALHEVSSEAREAKERLLSSQAEHEHYETQIEDLKLVLKATNEKYESLLDEAKEKIDDLTTSVEQSKNEHQISKAEWEDKELHLMNCVKKTEEENSSREKEINRLVNLLKEAEQEASFKEEAAQLKNSLNEAESEVTYLKEVLGEAKGESMKLKESLLDKENEVQNILQENEELHSREAESLKKVEELSKSLKEALAKKESEENGELSESEKDYDMLPKVVEFSEQNGGGILEKPKIEVMPHQSEQSTEAKSEEVNITLRDEAVVETLAEVEKPNGELTGNEHKEKEDDDSAEGEFKMWESCKIGDKDFSPERETVQEEESESKTDVGESFDQVNGVPSAENPENGGTSPTKPQSQKKKKPLLHKFGSLLKKKGTSSQK